ctggcattgagagtgtccatgggcggcggtatcacttaacatcaggtgagcctcctgcccgtttgccccctattttataaaaaaaaaaaaaaaaaaaaaaaactttcagtGCCTCATACTTGtcaaatcaatcaaaatacGTTAATTCAGTTGAGATGCGTCTTAGCGcatgcttatgaatgtcaaaaacgtttacaaTTCGCGAGAGAGCAAGACTACACCATCCGTTCACAAAACTACCAAGCCTCGGCTGAGAGGAACGGGCAAAAAACTTAGCAAGTTTTACCCTCCCTCTATATTGCAATTATTCAAAGGAAAATGAGTTAAACCACAACaccagtaaataaaattaaccattataaGTGGAATAATTTAAAGTCATGTTAATTTAGTAGGCTAGAACGTATCTAGAAACTACAGTTCTGgccttgtaaataaatgtgacaCTTAAGCACAACAAACATGGGTTTTGTTACCTAACATAATCCTTTAAGATACCTAGCAATCAGAACCGTTCGATATCTAAGACTTTTccaatgtaattaataatgcagggaataaaaataaatacatttcagtTGGATTTTTATAACATGTTGGTAGATAACTTAACTAACTTAATATGTGAGTCAGATATTTCCATATGGCGACGGTAGCAACAAATACAGTCGCCGGCCAAGTGTGTGGCACTGTAACTATCAACAGGTGTCAATGTCTTGTCTTCATGTATCCAGTGAAGCATTTGCTTACAATTTCCTTAGACCAAACCTCGGcgattaaaaaatgtgtaggAGTTTCTCACCAGTTATTCTCAGCCGCtgtacgcccttgatttggaGACTGGTAGGAAATCTaataattccttttttaatattgaccaATTGATTGATATAATAggattaaatacattttgttttgaacATTATTTACCAGGTACATATCTGCCATATATCGGAAGACCGATTGTAATGAAACTTGGACCGTTTGATAAGTAGGGTTAATCCCTAACCTAATTACGATGTGAATCTTAGTTTCCGGAAAAGTTTTTGGCTAAGCATACCTACCTAGTTTGCCAggctaaaaaaattacaatatcttATAGATACAGGTCAAATTGATACTCTcttgattgtttttatatctAGATTTGATATAGGAAGACATAATGAAATCTACCAAAAAACGTAAACAATCAgtgcaattaaaaagagtatcTAGGATTCTAAAATTAGGGACAAAACAAATTAGGGTAAGTTTTGGTCGATGCCTAACCCGACCTATGACTGAAACGGTATTTTGACAAACGGGAGTCATACAAGAACCAACAACCTATCGGGCAATACCCTGGTAAAAGAAGAACCTTCAGCCGTTGAGCTGAAGCTgacgctcggcacactgatacattgtcaaagtcaaagtcaacaatcatttattcatataggtaacactatgtacacttataacgtcaataaaaaaataatatattaaatgcttctaattttacatttactgccagtttttaaatcaagggcgtagaacggtagagaagaactggcaataaactctctgcatactttttaatcgccaagttttttcttttacaCAGTGTTTTTAAGGAGCttcaaccattacaccatgttccacatgacttattaagtaaacaaataataataaactaaaaacaaagatttgtctccgattgtcagcaggaggcatggtgtaATTGGTCAAGAACTGGTGACAAGGACTAATATgcaaacataacatacattaagagataaaaaaagaaagagaacattacaattaaattataaaaatcaaacgAAAATAGATTAAGCAAATATGGATGTCCTTTTTCTATGATATTCGCTCTCAGTTCGAGGTTCCCATGGCCTGTAGGTCCTGCCTAAAACCATCCCATCATAACTTTGTCATGCTGCTGCTACTTCGGCCTCTGGGTTCCTCATTCAATAGCCCATTGTAACTATTTAATGATGTTTGTATCACCATACAGATGGTGTCGATCTACAAATTAAAGACtctcaaaacattttttacgaaggcaatttttattttatgcaaaGAGGTCCATACCACGCGTCGGCTGCGCCACAGTTGAGCCCACTTCCGGTCGCACAAAAGCGCAGTGCGATATGACTTCCCTATTAttacaacaataattattattgttctcTGGCCTCTCAGATTACGTGACGGTTCGATTCTCAAACTTtgcttttatatgaaattcacCTACAATTCACTCCTGAGGGATTCCTATCAAATTGTCCGAACACGAACATTCTAGATATGTGTCGGAAAATGTTTGTTCAACTATAACATTTAGCAGGTCTGGAAAGATTTCCAGATCTccacatattaaatatatgcaaGGGATCGAGAGAAAATACCTGGTTTGGCATCAGAGcctataatgttttttaaatgaaacaaaactgTGGCCTATAAACAATccagaaattatttaattaactgaaaaGTTCctataacagtttttttaataaagatttaattaattgaatccGACATAACATTGCACAGGTCTCGATCCTGGTTGAGTTTCCTCTAATTCCTACCGTCCGAAGTCCGAGTCACTGGCATGGCATATACACCTGGGGacgcatttgttttttttaccatCATGACTAGACGATAACGACATGaacgttaattattttaacctaTAGTTTTAACTGAAGTATactaagcagtgttggcctagttcCGCTTGCGGCtgtcattcctgaggtcgtaagttcgtgAGATCCACGGCTAgtcaccaatggactttaaatgtgcgcatttaacattcgctcgagcggtgaaggaaaacatcgtgatcaaattaaagctataaataaatgttcaaCTTATTTAGTTTCTATGTTAGGCAAACCATATGAAcctaatgaattataaattgaccttgattatattaaaaacatcgtAAAAGTTTGGGCGACGTGGGGCGGGTCGCGTAATTTCGACTGTTCAGTTTACAATGCACAGCATGCACGACACTATAATATTGCTGAGCACTACAAAATGCTCCACTGACATTTAAAATTGGCTAACGGACTTTTATTATCGAGTAGGTGGTTTGAAATAACGGTTTTTTGATATTCGTAAGTTGTTGCTTGaacttattttctaaatatttcaaCTGTAGTACACTAGTAGTACTGTGGTAATCTTCTTTTGCCTCATATTATCAACACTGTTATCcctcaaataaattatttctttgacGGTAGCTAAGTATTTTCTGAAGGTCGATCTCAAAACGAATCCCCTTCCTTCAGATAAGAGTGTAGGTACCAGTTCTTAAGAgcccagcaacgcacttgcattaacatcagatgagatTCCTGAAAATAAGGAATCTCCTACATTATTCGcttaaaaggccggaaacgcactcgcgaaccctcTGGCAATGAGAGTGTTTAGACACTGTGATGAGCCCGTTTGACCCCAGTTCTTTAAAAGATTCATTACGCGTTACaagaattgttataataatgtcGAGTgacctttgattttattttattaattaattttaataaaatgtatttggaaaaaaaaccAATTACATGACGTTTATACCTTTTGGTAGTAATGGAAACCTAAACTTTTGTACAGAGCAAATAAGCTAAACATTGAGCTTatcgtaataaattttaaaaataatacaacatcaataatttgtcatttttatattctttacatATTGCATTTTATAGCTATTTACAGTTTAatctattaaacatttatactaatataactCTACGTAATaatcacaattattttataagcataATTAGAAAGGATTTAACTATAAATTCGAAataaaaagttctttaaaggaaaatatgataaaattttacaactatacattttgtaaaataaaaatatacttactatAAATTTGACGCGATCTGTAcgattcattaaaaaaaaacaaattaaaaattacctaCCACGGATTTTTGGATATAATTTCTTTCACCACTTCAGTTCCCGCGTTGGTATATAATCAGTACAACCCTGTCCTGGCTTctatgaaaacaatttttttacaaaatgcaTCTGTCTTATATTCAGTTCACTACATTACTTTTTACTCAATACATAAAAGTTAACATATagaactatatttatttacaatgtgcatttatttacacaacaCCGTACAAAATTCAGTTTTAATTACGCatacaacttttaaaaattaaattcatgaaCGAAgcgtttaataaaagtttactAAATGTTTAAGTTGACGCTGTTTGGTCACAATCCTAGTCCTTATAAACATCTTTACCTTTCttataaaaacgtttttttccCAACAATATCTAACCTCTAACCCCAGttcatcaaaaaataattagtctaATTAACGGTTTTAGTTAAAGGACACATCTatcaatgtttattatatcataaacaaattatagcTTTAAGACTGATATACTAATGAACAAggttaattcaataaatatgataacatACTAAAACTACTATACACctctatttacaataaatttccactaaactatttacaattatttcgaATCAAATCCTCAATCAATTTATTCATTGTTTTCCCCAAAATTAAAGTAACTCGCGGGTCACAAAAGCTTTGAGAAGAACGTATTTGGCGCTGTCATTCGCGCCGGGTCAAGGATTCGGGGATACGACCCCAAAAATGGTCTAAACGCTGCTCTACTACTCTCCTCCCCGGCACTAGTAGTGGCCTCCTGCGTTGATTCGTCCTGGGTATCCAAGGATGACTCATTATTCGAATTACCAGCACCCATATGCAACTTTCTTGTGTGTTTTTTAAGGTCAAAGTTCCTGCAAAATCCTTTTGCACATATACTACATGTAAACGGCTTCCTCTCGTTGTGTGTGTGCATGTGGAATGTCAGGTTGTAGATCTGATGGAATGCTTTATTGCAAATGTTACATTTGTACGCTTTCTCTCCACTGTGGGTCAAACGGTGATTCTTATAGTTACCCTTTTGGTGGAATCCCTTACCACAAAACTCGCACACAAATGGCTTGTAACCGGCGTGGATCCGCGCGTGGGTATTCAAAGTCGAGGAGCGATTGAAAGCTTTTCCACACGTCATACATTTATGTGGCTTTTCGGATGTATGAATGATTTTATGCCGACACAACGTTGACGCCTGACGGAAGCCCTTTCCACAAATCTTACACACAAACGGTCGCGCTCCTGTATGAACAGGCATATGCCTTGTTAGATTATAATGAGCGTTGAACACTTTACCGCAGTCTCCACATGCGAAGCTCTTGTTCTTTGCGGGGGACGGTGTGGGACCAGTGGTTGATGAAACTGCATGATCCGCAGCCGGTGCACGGGGACTCGGCGGTCTCTGAACTGGGGACTGTACAGGTGGCGGTCTTGGAAGATTTAACTGATGTGCATATGTTAGTGATACTAAGTCAGGGCCGTAATACAAAAGCGGATAATGAGACACCAGCTGTCGTCTGGCTGCAGGAATGTATTGCTTAAACGCCGAGTCCAGTAAATGCGCTCCGTATGAGAGGAAATTCGGCGGCGGTACGGGTTCTGGTGAGGCGGATTTCTTTCTGTCTGGCTCCATGAGCCTCGCGATGGAGAAGTTGAGGACCGGGGCGGTCGGCGTGTCTGGGGACTTGGCCCTCTCCGGGGAGGACTCACGGGGCCCCTCGGGGCGTGTCGTCGATTGAAACGGCTGCATTTTGAGTACCTGCGGAGAGAGATTCATTGTTAGTTGGTGCAATCTCGCGAGTGTCGCATTGTGTCGCGGTTAGAGCGACttgttttaagtaaattgGAAGGGGTGTAGCCCCGATCCGCGGCGCCTTTGTACAGAAATCGTTTGCAAACATTCGTACGAATTGCGTTTTGTGAATGGCACGAAATGGAAAAGAGCCCTTCAATCGTATTCAAACTTGAAATCCACTTTCGTTACTAATTACATGTgttgtgtatttatttcaaagaaaatgtTCTTCAGGGCATATTTATGAGTGGCATTGCAAACAGAAATATCATTGTAAAGTTTAACATTAAGTTAGTAAGGACACTATtattattgccagttcttgaTTTgacaaaatgtaaaattaaaagcatttagcatttaatatgtatttctttatagacGTCCATAAGTGtgcattgtgttacctaaattaataaatgattttgaatttgaaaattctattgtcaaataaaaacaaaaacagatTAATACATGGCATTATTAGGAAAAATAGTGCAACAATAGTTGGCTCCatagacaatttaaaataaagatatcgtaattacaaaatatttctaaatttgaTTTAGTCAACCGCTTGCCACTGTAAAGCACTCAAAACGTcgacttatttaaataaagtaattaatttcgtTTATATCCGTTACGAAACATAGACCAAGACCATAGATAAACCAGTAACCATAGACTAATGAAAATCAATGCTAGAAATGTTTCTCtagagaatataaataaactatttccAAAATCGAGTACAACAAATATTGTTCTAATAACTGAAAGGGTtggttatacatattttttagaagTATACAGGATATTCTAAATCGcggaagtaataaaataataaagtaggGCCTAAAGTACTATAAAAATGGCCGGCATTGtcttaatttttgcaatcGGATAGGATTACATCAAAACCACATGAAAACAAAAGCGACTAAAATGGGGTTGAACCATTGTTTTGAAATGCAATTAACACATGAAATTGACTTAACCCGTAAAATATGCTCGTGTGAACTTCAATGCAATAAAACAATTCACAAATAATTGGTCTTTTTGGCTTCAGGCAAGAATTTCtttatgacaatttttttcaaaaatatggCATAATAACAGTGGCTTTCGCGGGCAGTTTTTATCGAATCAATATGAGAACAATGGCgacattttgtaaatatgtttatcaTTTATGACTAATCGactatataatacaattaccaCATTGTATACATACCACGGAGTTGATCACGAAACACcgtctatatttttagttatagatataaattgagtaataaaatcAATCTACAATTTCCCagttaatgataatattactTCAATTACATATGTAGGTATATGTTACTTATTTGTCAAATTATAAACCAATTTCCAAATAACATCGTTTGGATCTTGGACGGAAATAAACATTTCCGACTTGATTGTAAATTATCTCTTTTAAGAAAATCCTGGCGTATGTGTAATACATTTATGCATATCTACCTCTGATGTATGTTAATGTATTATCTAAtatgttgtaataaataaggGAATGTTCAGCATAGTTTGCGTATCagtttttttcttaagaaCATTTTCTTCATAATTTCTTTGTTCAAATGTTTAGTGTATCTGGATGCTGACCGTACACTATTCTACGACATAgtgtcattttattttatttatagacaatTGGGAAGGAGGCTTATCTGACGCTGACACACAgaataccagagggctcgcaaatgGATCGTTCGCACCTAAGGAAAAACCAAAAGTAGCCAAATGTAGCCATTGATATATTTGAGAGGTAGTTTACTTCCATACTAAAacgtaataacaataaaaaaactattttattaattaaagtgcCAGGTGGTAAATGTTGGTACAACAATTCGCTTGCGCGGTTAAACACAATGAACTCGACTTGTATGACCGCCATTATTTTGTGACTGACGGTTAACGGCTTGCATTGTTTTGCTTAACTTGAATAACTCATTAGATGTTGATCTAGTGATTTTATCGCGGTTGAAACTTAAGcatattactaaaatttattcaatttatcctaagtcaaattgattAAAACTGTGGTGGGTTCGACCCAAGgcttaaattgaaatatatatatacagacagaataaaactatataatatttcaaaatacaaaacaaagaGGAGAAGTTACCTTGGCATCAGGcaaaaagacaaaataacaaatatccGAAAAAGAACAAAGATCCTTTTGATGCACTAACTATTCGTTCAAAGTAAATGGAAATGGGCAGGACACGTGGAAGAACGAAGACAGGTGGACCCAAAGTCTGGTGAAATGGCTGGTATCTGGTATCTGGTAAAAGATCGATAATGCCGGTTTTCtcgtataaatataaatacaacatttttataccGTCAATGTCTCGTGTCATatatgtgtttatattttaattgataagttatattatttttcttatataggtacatactataataagtttatttatctCTGAATTTAGTTTACTGATCTCTGAATAAATCTTTGACAAAAGGTATAAACAcagattttattatgaataaatataaattatagctTTGAACTTGGTGACGGTGACACAGTGACCATGGACCAGCACGCGAAATGGttacataatttaagtattaagGGCGTTTTTTACTATgaattatcaattaattttaacaaatttaggAAAACCTTTGCGAATCTTTTCCTACAAAGCACAAATCAGGGTCGACCCTTGTGCAATGCAATCTAGATCAGATAGAAAAATGATTACTTAACATGATGACACCAATATCATAATTACACCTTATCTTATCCTCTCGACGCGATGACAATGATTAGACAGCTCCTTTCAAAAGCTCACCCTAAAATGTCTTTTAACGCGTTGCTCTAAAGATTATTTTCCATAGAAATCATATACAATGAATACTTGACATAAGCGTCCGAGGGGTTGAATCTTCGCGCGATTGTGAACCCTGTCTAGTTGTGATAGAGGTTCagagatttataaaatcagttgatttaaattaaactttatttcaatatacatAGGATTCAATTTGATAAGAATTTATCTCTGagttattaagttattacgtTGATTTAATGATATGGggttaataaaagtaatttccCGTTAGCGGATGTGTTGAGGGCGTATAAATATGCTAAATGTCTTGATTTTATCCCCTCATCCATAAAATGATAAGGGAAGTTTTAGGATCTAGTGAGATATTCCATATGTAATATCTAATTCGTCTTTGACATTCGGGAGTCTCATGTTAAGTATTAGAACtgccatacaaaatataacaaaggtctttatttattttattgtaatagatacatacaatgaaatgaaaacgAATACCTTCGATACATAAATATCTTACTTTTagtgtgtaaatattatttctagggTTTTTTTCTACTAACCATTTGATCAAATGAAAAATAGACAAATGGCAGGATTTATTAAGGAGAGAATAATTCCATTTTCAATACTAAAACAGCATTTAAATGACTTGTATATTTCTCGTGGTCGCAtcgtaaattattatgatcAGGTTTAATCCATATACTATGGCCAATCATTAGTTGTCATCTGAAAAAGTAACATTCGCGGTTAGAGGCGCTGGTGTATCTGTTTGCATAATAGCGGATTAGAAGGCTTAGTCAAGTTGCCTTAAAAGTAGTGTATATAGAAAGTCgttaactaaatttgtatgaaaatgacagttcgAGTCGACAAatcttcatacaaatttagttttctaaGGTTAACGCGTCTTAACTAACCCCCTAGGTACACACAATCATTTTTGACAAATAAGTAGAGCACAATGTTAGCATTCGTTGCTGTGTCTAtgg
This portion of the Pieris brassicae chromosome 6, ilPieBrab1.1, whole genome shotgun sequence genome encodes:
- the LOC123711085 gene encoding fez family zinc finger protein erm-like, with amino-acid sequence MQPFQSTTRPEGPRESSPERAKSPDTPTAPVLNFSIARLMEPDRKKSASPEPVPPPNFLSYGAHLLDSAFKQYIPAARRQLVSHYPLLYYGPDLVSLTYAHQLNLPRPPPVQSPVQRPPSPRAPAADHAVSSTTGPTPSPAKNKSFACGDCGKVFNAHYNLTRHMPVHTGARPFVCKICGKGFRQASTLCRHKIIHTSEKPHKCMTCGKAFNRSSTLNTHARIHAGYKPFVCEFCGKGFHQKGNYKNHRLTHSGEKAYKCNICNKAFHQIYNLTFHMHTHNERKPFTCSICAKGFCRNFDLKKHTRKLHMGAGNSNNESSLDTQDESTQEATTSAGEESSRAAFRPFLGSYPRILDPARMTAPNTFFSKLL